The proteins below are encoded in one region of Arthrobacter sp. CJ23:
- a CDS encoding substrate-binding domain-containing protein, whose translation MTTETAPAKRKVPVLGDVAKAAGVSVPTVSRVLTSSKYVAPELRERVMKAVTDLGYRPNGAARATRSGKRSMVAVLTGATSNYGYAKTIEGVEKAARQTGMSVIIAVVESDEEDAVNAAIDLVLSQPVAGVIVLEFDRPGLAAVKAFPSTIPLVVAGGGTRRPKGTTGALIDERGAGRDATNHLLELGHKTVHHVAVPTMGKHSGRTEGWKAALEAAGAEVPPIRHATWDPASGYAVGQELAARDDVTAVFCGNDDVAIGVMRAFMDSGKRVPEDVSIVGFDDQPHVALWRPALTTVRQDFQDLGARAFTLLSSTIDSGEPSGSSTVRPALIIRDSTAAAN comes from the coding sequence GTGACCACGGAAACTGCCCCCGCAAAGCGGAAGGTGCCAGTACTCGGCGATGTGGCCAAGGCCGCCGGCGTGTCTGTGCCGACTGTCTCACGCGTGCTCACCAGCAGTAAGTACGTAGCCCCGGAACTCCGTGAACGCGTCATGAAGGCTGTAACCGATCTCGGCTACCGCCCCAATGGCGCTGCCCGTGCCACAAGGTCCGGTAAGCGCTCCATGGTGGCCGTCCTGACGGGAGCCACTTCCAATTACGGCTACGCCAAGACGATCGAAGGTGTTGAAAAGGCCGCCCGGCAAACGGGAATGTCCGTCATCATCGCGGTAGTGGAATCAGATGAAGAGGATGCCGTCAACGCAGCGATCGATCTCGTCCTCTCCCAGCCGGTGGCGGGAGTCATCGTCCTCGAATTCGACAGGCCTGGCTTGGCCGCCGTGAAGGCCTTCCCCAGCACCATCCCATTGGTTGTGGCGGGCGGCGGAACGCGCCGCCCTAAGGGAACAACGGGTGCGCTAATCGACGAGCGCGGAGCAGGGCGGGACGCCACTAACCATCTCTTGGAGCTGGGCCACAAAACTGTGCACCATGTCGCCGTGCCCACGATGGGCAAGCATTCCGGGCGCACAGAGGGCTGGAAGGCCGCCCTGGAGGCAGCCGGCGCCGAGGTCCCCCCGATCCGTCACGCCACTTGGGACCCTGCCAGCGGCTACGCCGTCGGCCAGGAACTCGCTGCCCGCGACGACGTCACGGCCGTCTTCTGCGGGAATGACGACGTCGCAATCGGCGTCATGCGGGCATTCATGGACAGCGGCAAGCGGGTCCCGGAGGATGTGTCGATCGTGGGCTTCGACGATCAGCCGCATGTGGCATTGTGGCGCCCGGCCCTGACCACGGTGCGCCAGGACTTTCAGGATCTGGGAGCCCGTGCATTCACTCTGTTGTCGTCAACGATCGACTCCGGGGAACCGTCCGGTTCGTCGACAGTAAGGCCGGCACTCATAATTCGGGACTCCACGGCTGCCGCTAACTGA
- a CDS encoding DUF3073 domain-containing protein yields MGRGRQKAKATKQARDIKYYSPNTDYSALQRELTGPGSRATSHFAEDLPEPDYSDYEDKYAEDDDDEVDTRRIG; encoded by the coding sequence ATGGGGCGCGGCCGTCAAAAGGCAAAAGCTACCAAGCAGGCTCGGGATATTAAGTACTACTCCCCGAACACTGACTATTCGGCCCTTCAGCGAGAGCTCACGGGTCCGGGAAGTCGTGCCACGAGCCACTTCGCAGAAGATCTCCCTGAGCCGGATTACTCCGACTACGAGGACAAGTACGCAGAAGACGATGACGACGAGGTAGACACCCGCCGCATCGGATAG
- a CDS encoding septum formation family protein, with translation MSQDSMLPGDTPPRRTSPGDGAVWADAADTAQDRRALRQRLIIGGIIVVFMVLIGITISVLLDKFGTHQETVADAPAVPQPRPVLPVVLETKNFQVGDCFVNFNPDAPTSEAVACTAGHSAQLVAISRYPDDQVYPGREGLKKRTLETCQAATLSDKQNNYVLTYQLVYPSSTSWDKGDRRVDCFVMVSDGNTIKDDLLPK, from the coding sequence ATGAGCCAGGACAGCATGCTCCCCGGCGACACTCCTCCACGGCGCACGTCCCCAGGGGATGGCGCTGTGTGGGCAGACGCAGCGGACACTGCGCAGGACCGCCGCGCGCTGCGCCAACGCCTGATCATCGGCGGGATCATCGTCGTCTTCATGGTCCTGATCGGCATCACCATCTCGGTGCTGCTGGACAAGTTCGGCACGCACCAGGAAACGGTGGCCGACGCACCGGCGGTCCCGCAGCCCCGGCCTGTGCTGCCGGTGGTCCTGGAAACCAAGAACTTCCAGGTGGGCGACTGCTTCGTGAACTTCAACCCGGACGCCCCCACCTCCGAGGCGGTGGCCTGCACCGCCGGCCACTCGGCGCAGCTGGTGGCCATCAGCCGGTACCCCGACGACCAGGTCTACCCAGGCCGTGAAGGCCTCAAGAAGCGCACCCTGGAGACCTGCCAGGCAGCCACCCTCTCCGACAAGCAGAACAACTACGTGCTCACCTACCAGCTGGTGTACCCGAGCTCCACCAGCTGGGACAAGGGCGACCGCCGCGTGGACTGCTTCGTGATGGTCAGCGACGGCAACACCATCAAGGACGATCTCTTGCCGAAGTAG
- the clpB gene encoding ATP-dependent chaperone ClpB, translated as MDVKFTTKSQEALSAAAMNASTAGNPQLEPAHLLKALMDQREGVAVALLRATGADPDAVSVQASTAIKALPASSGSSVQQAQLSRQSMQAIQAAQNEAEKLGDSFVSTEHFLLGLSGGSEAVGRILRDAGASHEALLAALPGVRGDRKVNSPDPENTFQALEKFGMDLTAVARSGKLDPVIGRDSEIRRVIQVLSRRTKNNPVLIGEPGVGKTAVVEGLAQRMVAGDVPESLRGKTLIALDLASMVAGAKYRGEFEERLKAVLEEIKGSEGQIVTFIDEIHTVVGAGATGDSAMDAGNMLKPMLARGELRLIGATTLDEYRENIEKDPALERRFQQVYVGEPSVEDTIGILRGLKERYEAHHKVAIADSALVAAATLSNRYISGRQLPDKAIDLVDEAASRLRMEIDSAPEEIDQLRRSVDRLTMEELALQGETDVASVDRLAALRADMADKKEALAALNARWEAEKAGLNRVGDLKAKIDELRSAAEKFQREGDLESASRILYGELPALEHELSDAAEEESARVAGGGAKPELMVAEEVTADDIAEVISAWTGIPAGRMLQGESQKLLHMEEELGKRLIGQSKAVGAVSDAVRRARAGISDPNRPTGSFLFLGPTGVGKTELAKALADFLFDDEHAMVRIDMSEYGEKHSVARLVGAPPGYVGYEQGGQLTEAVRRRPYSVVLLDEVEKAHPEVFDILLQVLDDGRLTDGQGRTVDFRNAILVLTSNHGSQFLVDPVLDAKAKRDAVMAVVNASFKPEFLNRLDEIVLFDALSVDELARIVELHVAELTKRLRDRRLSLEVSDGARAWLAMSGYDPAYGARPLRRLVQREIGDRLAKEILSGHIMDGDTVLVDTAADVDELTIEGLEALSGPDGGAPVGTGLTVRRKE; from the coding sequence TTGGACGTCAAATTCACCACCAAGAGCCAGGAGGCTCTTTCCGCGGCCGCCATGAACGCCTCCACGGCCGGCAACCCCCAGCTGGAGCCGGCCCACCTGCTCAAGGCGCTCATGGACCAGCGGGAGGGCGTCGCCGTCGCGCTGTTGCGTGCCACCGGCGCCGATCCTGACGCCGTCAGCGTCCAGGCCAGCACCGCCATCAAAGCACTGCCCGCCTCCTCCGGATCCTCCGTCCAGCAGGCCCAGCTCTCGCGCCAATCCATGCAGGCCATCCAGGCTGCCCAGAACGAGGCCGAGAAACTCGGCGATTCCTTTGTCTCCACCGAGCACTTCCTGCTGGGGCTCTCCGGCGGGAGCGAGGCCGTCGGGAGGATACTGCGCGACGCCGGAGCCTCCCATGAGGCGCTGCTCGCCGCCCTGCCGGGTGTCCGCGGAGACCGCAAGGTCAACTCCCCGGACCCGGAAAACACCTTCCAGGCCCTCGAGAAATTCGGCATGGACCTCACTGCCGTGGCCCGTTCCGGCAAGCTGGACCCCGTGATCGGCCGTGACAGCGAAATCCGGCGCGTCATCCAGGTCCTGAGCCGCCGCACCAAGAACAACCCGGTGCTCATCGGCGAGCCCGGCGTCGGCAAGACCGCCGTCGTCGAAGGCCTGGCCCAGCGCATGGTGGCCGGGGACGTCCCGGAGAGCCTGCGCGGCAAGACCCTGATTGCCCTCGACCTTGCCTCGATGGTTGCCGGTGCCAAGTACCGCGGTGAGTTCGAGGAACGCCTCAAGGCCGTCCTCGAGGAGATCAAGGGCTCTGAGGGCCAGATCGTCACCTTCATCGACGAGATCCACACCGTGGTGGGTGCCGGGGCCACCGGTGACAGCGCCATGGACGCCGGCAACATGCTCAAGCCCATGCTGGCCCGCGGTGAGCTGCGGCTGATCGGTGCCACCACGCTGGACGAGTACCGCGAGAACATCGAGAAGGACCCTGCCCTGGAACGCCGCTTCCAGCAGGTCTACGTGGGCGAGCCGAGCGTGGAGGACACCATCGGCATCCTCCGCGGGCTTAAGGAACGCTACGAGGCCCACCACAAGGTGGCCATCGCCGACTCCGCCCTGGTCGCCGCGGCTACGCTCTCCAACCGCTACATTTCCGGCCGCCAGCTCCCGGACAAGGCCATCGACCTCGTGGACGAGGCCGCCTCCCGGCTGCGCATGGAGATCGACTCGGCGCCGGAGGAAATCGACCAGCTGCGCCGTTCCGTGGACCGCCTCACCATGGAGGAACTGGCCTTGCAGGGTGAGACCGACGTCGCCTCCGTGGACCGCCTCGCCGCGCTCCGCGCCGACATGGCGGACAAGAAGGAGGCGCTCGCCGCCCTCAACGCCCGCTGGGAGGCCGAGAAGGCCGGGCTCAACCGGGTGGGTGACCTGAAGGCCAAGATCGACGAGCTGCGCTCCGCCGCGGAGAAGTTCCAGCGCGAAGGCGACCTGGAATCGGCGTCGCGCATTCTCTACGGCGAGCTGCCGGCACTCGAACACGAGCTCAGCGACGCCGCGGAGGAAGAGTCCGCCCGGGTGGCCGGCGGGGGCGCCAAGCCCGAGCTCATGGTGGCCGAGGAAGTCACCGCGGACGACATCGCCGAGGTCATTTCCGCCTGGACCGGCATCCCGGCCGGGCGCATGCTGCAGGGCGAATCGCAGAAACTCCTGCATATGGAGGAGGAACTGGGCAAGCGCCTGATCGGCCAGTCCAAGGCCGTTGGCGCGGTGTCCGACGCCGTCCGCCGTGCCCGTGCCGGCATCAGCGACCCCAACCGGCCCACCGGCTCGTTCCTGTTCCTGGGCCCCACCGGCGTGGGCAAGACCGAGCTCGCCAAAGCCCTGGCCGATTTCCTGTTCGACGACGAACACGCCATGGTGCGGATCGACATGTCCGAATACGGGGAGAAACACTCCGTGGCCCGGCTGGTCGGTGCGCCTCCCGGGTACGTGGGCTACGAGCAGGGCGGCCAGCTTACCGAGGCCGTCCGGCGCCGCCCGTACTCCGTGGTGCTGCTGGACGAGGTGGAGAAGGCCCACCCCGAGGTCTTCGACATCCTCCTGCAGGTCCTCGACGACGGCCGCCTCACCGACGGTCAGGGCCGCACCGTGGACTTCCGGAACGCCATCCTGGTGCTGACGTCCAACCACGGCAGCCAGTTCCTGGTGGACCCGGTGCTCGACGCCAAGGCCAAGCGGGACGCCGTCATGGCGGTGGTCAACGCCTCCTTCAAGCCCGAGTTCCTGAACCGGCTCGATGAGATCGTGCTGTTCGACGCCCTGAGCGTGGACGAGCTCGCCAGGATCGTGGAGCTGCATGTGGCCGAGCTGACCAAGCGCCTGCGCGACCGGCGCCTCAGCCTTGAGGTCAGCGACGGCGCCCGGGCCTGGCTGGCGATGTCCGGCTACGATCCCGCCTACGGTGCGCGGCCGCTGCGCCGCCTGGTCCAGCGCGAGATCGGCGACCGCCTGGCCAAGGAGATCCTGTCGGGGCACATCATGGACGGCGACACCGTGTTGGTGGACACTGCCGCCGACGTCGACGAACTCACCATCGAGGGGCTTGAGGCCCTGTCAGGGCCCGACGGCGGTGCGCCGGTGGGTACCGGGCTCACGGTGCGCCGGAAGGAGTAG
- a CDS encoding YciI family protein, whose protein sequence is MKKFVVLYKSPKSAAEAIAEASPEEAEAGMKMWTDWAAKAGDGLVDFGTPLGAAKVMNGSSVSDGDATLGGYSIVQAEDLDAAVALMEGHPHFMSGEGAEIQVIETLEIPGM, encoded by the coding sequence GTGAAGAAATTTGTGGTTCTGTACAAATCTCCCAAGTCGGCCGCAGAGGCCATCGCCGAAGCCAGCCCTGAAGAGGCCGAAGCCGGCATGAAAATGTGGACGGACTGGGCGGCCAAGGCCGGCGACGGCCTGGTTGACTTCGGCACACCGCTTGGTGCAGCCAAGGTCATGAACGGCTCCTCTGTCTCCGATGGCGATGCCACGCTGGGCGGCTACAGCATCGTCCAGGCCGAGGACTTGGACGCTGCAGTGGCCCTCATGGAAGGCCACCCGCACTTCATGTCCGGCGAAGGCGCCGAAATCCAGGTCATCGAAACCCTCGAGATTCCGGGGATGTAG
- a CDS encoding pyridoxamine 5'-phosphate oxidase family protein yields MNSIATAAELEELIGLPLDRTRRKVRSTLSDFDRQWLAASPFCVVSTADAQGRVDSSPKGDPAGFIRVLDDSTIAIPERPGNKLAFGFRNILENPNVGILSVVPGRTDTLRINGHARIVSDADFFDDMVVRGHRPRAAVVVSIEEVFTHCGKAFLRSGLWEPGTWGAEDLPSIALLSRTYVQPETPLADIEAYYGPNYAERIYQE; encoded by the coding sequence ATGAATTCGATCGCCACAGCGGCAGAACTGGAAGAACTGATAGGCCTCCCCCTGGACCGGACGCGCCGGAAGGTCCGCAGCACGCTGAGCGACTTTGACCGGCAGTGGCTCGCCGCGAGCCCCTTCTGCGTGGTCTCGACGGCGGACGCCCAGGGCCGTGTGGACAGCTCGCCCAAGGGTGATCCGGCAGGGTTCATCCGGGTCCTGGACGACTCCACCATCGCCATCCCGGAGCGGCCGGGCAACAAGCTGGCCTTCGGCTTCCGGAACATCCTGGAAAACCCGAACGTCGGCATCTTGTCCGTGGTTCCGGGCCGCACGGACACGCTGCGGATCAACGGGCACGCCCGGATCGTCAGTGACGCGGACTTCTTCGACGACATGGTGGTGAGGGGGCACAGGCCCCGGGCCGCCGTGGTGGTTTCAATCGAGGAAGTGTTCACGCACTGCGGCAAGGCGTTCCTGCGCAGCGGCCTATGGGAACCAGGGACCTGGGGCGCCGAGGACCTGCCCTCCATCGCACTGCTGTCCAGGACCTACGTCCAGCCCGAGACGCCGTTGGCCGACATCGAGGCCTACTACGGCCCCAACTATGCGGAGCGGATTTACCAGGAGTAG
- a CDS encoding sulfate/molybdate ABC transporter ATP-binding protein, whose protein sequence is MTFTLEATLRARGFDVSLTVGSGETVAILGPNGAGKSTLMAVIAGLLRPDAGRASIGGRTLFELGPGPHSWSAPHQRGTALLAQEPLLFPHLSALDNVAFGPRSAGASRAASRETARHWLAEVDALPLASRRPGELSGGQAQRVAVARALAADPELLLLDEPMAALDIHAAPMLRRLLRHVLAGRRAIIVTHDVLDALMLADRVIVLEGGRITEEGPTREVLGRPRSRFAAGLAGLNLVAGTITLEGIRTPSGQVFAGQLDDVPGPLESGFDAAGPDASGPDGVAVFPPSAVSVFLTEAHGSPRNSFPVTITDLEPHGDQIRVRGGELSADITPAASADLGLAPGMTVYFVIKAGLVSIYPA, encoded by the coding sequence GTGACGTTCACCCTGGAAGCGACACTCCGGGCCCGCGGCTTCGACGTCTCCCTCACGGTGGGTTCCGGCGAAACCGTGGCCATCCTGGGCCCCAACGGGGCCGGGAAATCGACGCTCATGGCGGTCATCGCGGGACTGCTCCGGCCCGACGCCGGCCGGGCCAGCATCGGCGGCAGGACGCTGTTCGAACTCGGCCCTGGGCCGCATTCCTGGAGCGCACCGCACCAGCGCGGCACCGCCCTCCTGGCCCAGGAACCCCTGCTGTTTCCGCACCTGAGCGCCCTGGACAACGTGGCCTTCGGCCCCCGCAGCGCCGGCGCCTCCCGGGCGGCGTCCCGGGAAACGGCCCGGCACTGGCTTGCCGAAGTGGACGCCCTGCCCCTGGCCTCCCGGCGCCCCGGCGAGCTGTCCGGCGGCCAGGCCCAGCGCGTGGCCGTGGCCAGGGCCCTCGCCGCCGACCCGGAGCTGCTGCTCCTGGACGAGCCCATGGCTGCCCTGGACATCCACGCGGCACCGATGCTGCGCAGGCTCCTCCGGCACGTCCTGGCCGGACGGCGCGCCATCATCGTCACCCACGACGTCCTGGACGCGCTGATGCTGGCCGACCGGGTGATCGTGCTGGAGGGCGGCCGCATCACCGAGGAGGGCCCCACCCGCGAGGTCCTGGGTCGGCCGCGGAGCAGGTTTGCCGCCGGGCTGGCGGGGCTCAACCTCGTGGCCGGCACCATCACCTTGGAGGGGATCAGAACCCCGTCCGGCCAGGTCTTCGCAGGCCAGCTCGACGACGTGCCCGGCCCGCTGGAGTCTGGATTCGACGCAGCCGGACCCGACGCTTCCGGACCCGACGGCGTGGCGGTCTTCCCGCCGTCGGCGGTGTCCGTTTTCCTGACCGAGGCGCACGGCAGCCCGCGCAACTCCTTCCCCGTCACCATCACGGACCTGGAGCCGCATGGCGACCAGATCCGCGTCCGCGGCGGCGAACTCTCTGCCGACATCACGCCGGCGGCCTCGGCGGACCTGGGCCTGGCCCCGGGCATGACCGTCTACTTCGTGATCAAGGCCGGGCTGGTGTCCATCTACCCGGCGTGA
- a CDS encoding ABC transporter permease, with product MDHANQSAYQAIPRWVYAIAAAGGLFVLLPLAAMVAKVNWPQFIPLITSDASLTALGLSLRTSAASTLLCIVFGVPLALVLARGQFPGQRVLRAFVLLPLVLPPVVGGIALLYTFGRQGLLGKSLEVAGIQVAFSTTAVVLAQTFVALPFLVVSLEGALRTAGSKYEAVAATLGARPTTVLRRVTVPLVLPGLASGAVLSFARSLGEFGATLTFAGSLQGVTRTLPLEIYLQRETDADAAVALSLVLVAVAVIVVGLSYRRGRAGVPAEAAQ from the coding sequence ATGGATCACGCCAACCAAAGTGCGTACCAGGCCATCCCGCGGTGGGTGTATGCCATCGCCGCGGCAGGCGGCCTGTTCGTCCTGCTGCCCCTGGCCGCCATGGTGGCCAAGGTCAACTGGCCCCAGTTCATCCCGCTCATCACCTCGGATGCCTCCCTCACGGCCCTCGGCCTGAGCCTGCGCACCTCCGCAGCGAGCACGCTCCTGTGCATCGTCTTCGGTGTGCCGCTGGCCCTGGTCCTGGCCCGGGGGCAGTTTCCGGGGCAGCGGGTGCTGCGAGCCTTCGTCCTGCTGCCGCTGGTCCTCCCGCCCGTCGTCGGCGGCATCGCGCTGCTTTACACCTTCGGGCGGCAGGGCCTGCTGGGGAAGTCCCTCGAGGTCGCGGGGATCCAGGTAGCGTTCTCGACGACGGCGGTGGTCCTGGCCCAGACGTTCGTGGCCCTGCCCTTCCTGGTGGTCAGCCTCGAAGGCGCCCTGCGCACGGCCGGCAGCAAATACGAAGCCGTGGCCGCGACGCTCGGCGCCCGGCCCACCACGGTCCTGCGCCGGGTCACCGTGCCGCTCGTCCTGCCCGGACTCGCCTCCGGAGCCGTGTTGTCCTTCGCCCGGAGCCTGGGCGAATTCGGCGCCACCCTCACCTTCGCGGGCAGCCTGCAAGGGGTGACCAGGACCCTGCCGCTGGAAATCTACCTGCAGCGCGAGACCGACGCCGATGCCGCCGTCGCGCTGTCACTGGTCCTTGTGGCGGTGGCCGTCATTGTGGTGGGGCTCAGCTACCGGCGCGGCCGCGCCGGCGTCCCCGCGGAGGCGGCCCAGTGA
- the modA gene encoding molybdate ABC transporter substrate-binding protein encodes MRIPRKTVTALFVAGAVAAGLAAGLTGCAGIPSPVGTGSGTVSESPKLSGTVTVFAAASLKATFTKLAADFEAANPGTKVVLSFAGSSDLVTQITQGAPADVFASADTKNMAKLADAKLLDGTAANFATNVLTIAVPPSNPASISSFADLARPGVKVVLCASQVPCGAATDTVEKATGTTLNPVSEESSVTDVLGKVTSEEADAGLVYATDVQGAGDKVKGIPFAESDRAVNTYPIATVGSSKNKELAAAFIALVTGSEGKKTLGDAGFGTP; translated from the coding sequence ATGAGGATCCCCCGCAAGACCGTCACCGCCCTGTTCGTGGCAGGCGCCGTGGCGGCCGGCCTGGCAGCGGGCCTGACTGGCTGTGCCGGCATTCCTTCTCCGGTGGGGACCGGCAGCGGAACAGTCAGCGAGTCCCCGAAGCTTTCCGGCACCGTGACAGTGTTCGCGGCCGCCTCCTTGAAGGCCACGTTCACCAAGCTGGCCGCCGACTTCGAAGCAGCGAACCCCGGCACCAAGGTGGTCCTGAGCTTCGCCGGTTCCTCGGACCTCGTCACCCAGATCACCCAGGGCGCCCCGGCCGACGTTTTCGCCTCGGCGGACACCAAGAACATGGCCAAGCTTGCCGACGCCAAGCTCCTCGACGGGACCGCCGCCAACTTCGCCACCAATGTCCTGACCATCGCCGTGCCGCCGTCCAACCCGGCGTCGATCAGTTCCTTTGCGGACCTGGCCAGGCCCGGCGTCAAGGTGGTGCTCTGCGCCAGCCAAGTGCCGTGCGGTGCCGCCACGGACACTGTTGAGAAGGCGACCGGGACCACGCTCAACCCGGTCAGCGAGGAATCGTCCGTCACCGACGTCCTGGGCAAGGTCACCTCGGAAGAAGCCGACGCCGGCTTGGTCTACGCCACCGACGTCCAGGGCGCCGGGGACAAGGTCAAGGGCATCCCCTTCGCCGAGTCGGACAGGGCCGTCAACACGTACCCGATCGCCACAGTAGGCTCGAGCAAGAACAAGGAGCTGGCAGCGGCGTTCATCGCGCTGGTCACCGGCAGCGAAGGCAAGAAGACCCTCGGCGACGCCGGGTTCGGCACACCGTAG
- a CDS encoding molybdopterin-binding protein → MPQIRISEAARFLGVSDDTVRRWTENGTLTGHKDESGRLVVDGLELAHVARAQAQLPEDPSRAGSSARNRFIGLVTGITADKVMAQVELQCGPFRVVSLMSSEAVRELGIELGSVATAVVKATTVIIETPQGKSIV, encoded by the coding sequence ATGCCGCAGATACGAATTTCAGAGGCCGCACGTTTCCTGGGCGTCAGCGACGATACCGTCCGGCGCTGGACCGAGAACGGCACCCTCACCGGGCACAAGGACGAGTCCGGGCGCCTGGTGGTGGACGGGCTGGAACTGGCGCACGTGGCCCGCGCCCAGGCCCAGCTCCCGGAGGACCCCTCGCGGGCAGGCAGCTCGGCCCGCAACCGCTTCATCGGACTGGTCACCGGAATCACCGCAGACAAGGTCATGGCCCAGGTGGAACTGCAGTGCGGGCCCTTCCGCGTGGTCTCGCTCATGAGCAGCGAAGCCGTCCGCGAGCTGGGGATCGAGCTCGGTTCCGTGGCCACCGCCGTCGTCAAGGCCACCACCGTCATCATTGAAACGCCGCAGGGAAAGAGCATTGTATGA
- a CDS encoding FAD-binding oxidoreductase translates to MELIRPDSPDYDETRRLFNAMIDRRPAVIARCSDPGDVADALAYARNNRLDVAVRAGGHSVAGMSTNDDGLVVDVRPMKSISVDRGNRTVTVGAGVTWGEFDRATEEHGLATTGGRASTTGVAGFTLGGGSGWLERSYGFACDNLLAVDLVTADGGRVTASAQENPELFWALHGGGGNFGVATSFTFALHELGPTVQAGLMLFPGEAATDVSRGFRDIALAAPDAVGTALIYLTAPPEEFVPEHMVGKLALGVAYLYAGDADDGAIHALPFRDLGPTVDLVEPMGYADFQSMLDDPPGMYNYWSADYHDELSNDALDLFVDSAQRLPGEHSQQLIARWGGAVGGPAAASTPLLNRNAAWVSHPFGLAATPEGGQEAKAWVKQFRQGIAPYSNGGVWLNFIGHEGQERIVAAYGEDNYKRLAWVKREFDPGNVFRGNQNILPAEG, encoded by the coding sequence ATGGAACTGATCCGGCCGGACAGCCCGGACTACGACGAAACACGTAGGCTTTTCAACGCGATGATCGACCGGCGCCCGGCGGTCATCGCCCGGTGTTCTGATCCCGGCGACGTTGCCGACGCCCTGGCCTACGCACGCAACAACAGGCTGGATGTGGCGGTCCGGGCCGGCGGCCATTCGGTCGCGGGCATGTCCACCAACGACGACGGCCTGGTGGTGGATGTCAGGCCGATGAAGTCGATCAGCGTGGACCGCGGAAACCGCACCGTCACCGTGGGTGCGGGCGTGACCTGGGGCGAGTTCGACCGTGCCACCGAGGAACACGGCTTGGCCACCACCGGCGGGCGCGCGTCCACTACAGGCGTGGCCGGCTTCACGCTGGGCGGCGGCTCCGGATGGCTGGAGCGCTCGTACGGTTTCGCCTGCGACAACCTGCTCGCCGTGGACCTGGTGACGGCCGACGGCGGTCGCGTCACCGCGAGCGCCCAGGAGAACCCGGAGCTGTTCTGGGCCCTGCACGGAGGCGGCGGCAACTTCGGCGTCGCCACGTCCTTCACCTTCGCACTTCACGAGCTCGGCCCCACCGTGCAGGCGGGACTCATGCTCTTCCCCGGCGAGGCCGCAACGGACGTCAGCCGCGGATTCCGGGACATCGCGCTGGCAGCCCCCGACGCCGTCGGGACGGCCTTGATCTACCTCACCGCCCCGCCGGAAGAGTTCGTCCCCGAGCACATGGTGGGCAAGCTGGCACTCGGTGTGGCGTACCTTTATGCGGGCGACGCCGACGACGGCGCGATCCATGCCCTGCCGTTCCGGGACCTGGGCCCCACCGTGGACCTCGTGGAGCCCATGGGCTATGCCGACTTCCAAAGCATGCTCGACGACCCGCCCGGAATGTACAACTACTGGAGCGCCGACTACCACGACGAGCTCTCCAACGATGCCCTGGACCTGTTCGTGGACTCGGCCCAGCGCCTGCCGGGCGAACACTCACAGCAGCTCATCGCACGCTGGGGCGGGGCCGTGGGCGGCCCGGCAGCAGCCTCCACTCCCCTGCTCAACCGCAACGCGGCCTGGGTGAGCCATCCGTTCGGGCTGGCGGCTACCCCCGAAGGCGGGCAGGAAGCCAAGGCCTGGGTCAAGCAGTTCCGCCAGGGCATCGCCCCGTACTCCAACGGCGGGGTGTGGCTGAACTTCATCGGGCACGAGGGACAGGAGCGCATCGTGGCCGCCTATGGCGAGGACAACTACAAGCGCCTGGCCTGGGTGAAGCGCGAGTTCGATCCGGGGAACGTGTTCCGCGGCAACCAGAACATCCTCCCGGCCGAGGGCTGA